A region from the Beduinella massiliensis genome encodes:
- a CDS encoding DUF4956 domain-containing protein, with protein sequence MKSIIQSDAGVLNWFSDQFAQLTPLKMVIALAMGLLVGLIIAFVYRKTYRGVLFSPSFATTLIMLTMITTPVVMCIKSNIALSMGMVGALSIVRFRTAVKDPMDTAYMFWALTMGILLGAELYMIALVVVAGIALAMLILSFVRMKSPNTYLLVVHYDEDVEQDVNGTVSRIRNRRLRSKVVSRGGVELTVEVQLGERSDIVNRMLDIEGVHNATLIACQSEAGN encoded by the coding sequence ATGAAAAGCATCATCCAATCCGACGCCGGCGTGCTGAACTGGTTCTCCGACCAGTTCGCTCAGCTCACCCCGCTCAAGATGGTCATCGCGCTGGCGATGGGCCTACTGGTCGGTCTGATCATCGCCTTCGTCTACCGCAAGACCTATCGCGGCGTGCTGTTCAGCCCCAGCTTCGCGACGACCCTCATCATGCTCACCATGATCACGACGCCCGTCGTGATGTGCATCAAGTCGAACATCGCCCTTTCGATGGGCATGGTCGGCGCGCTTTCCATCGTCCGCTTCCGCACCGCGGTCAAGGATCCCATGGACACCGCTTACATGTTCTGGGCGCTGACGATGGGCATCCTGCTGGGCGCAGAGCTGTACATGATCGCGCTCGTCGTCGTCGCGGGCATCGCATTGGCGATGCTGATCCTCTCGTTCGTGCGGATGAAGAGCCCCAACACCTATCTGCTGGTGGTGCACTACGACGAGGACGTAGAGCAGGATGTCAACGGCACGGTTTCGCGCATTCGCAACCGCCGCCTGCGCTCCAAGGTCGTCAGCCGCGGCGGCGTGGAGCTGACGGTCGAGGTGCAGCTCGGCGAGCGCAGCGACATCGTAAACCGGATGCTCGACATCGAAGGCGTGCACAACGCCACACTGATCGCCTGCCAGTCCGAAGCGGGCAATTAA
- a CDS encoding lamin tail domain-containing protein, with amino-acid sequence MRSNRSQTSPPAKGRRGARAKHPRGIVLSIVLFAAVLAVFVIVAPKEPTKVASANVSGTETDAAASTGDPSLHITEAMSSNRTAYPDETGSFPDWIELTNEGDAPIDLDGYGLSDRETKIAFVFPKMTLEPGGRVVVFASDETRSEAGKPLHAKFKLSSVGDSVVLFGPDGVVMESIQIPAMDSDTSYAKTDEGFIITDMYTPGYENTQEGYAQFLASSYLETGVLVINEIVASNVSVLQDEDGDFPDWIEIYNTSSRTIDLSNYALSDDPASPLKFRFPQGTVIEPHGYYVVYASGKDREAVEGGWPHARFKLRSNGETVVLSDIQGRLLDKVTYDLLEADTSWGRSPDGTGNFRTFRQPTPGLSNTQESALIMDQRLIAANTSGLFITEVMSSNRTTSLPGVQGKYDYIEIYNMGGQAVNLKDYGLSDNVKKPRKWRFPDITIPANGYVLVYCEKANLSLATDTVLYANFNLNVGGETVVLSTPEGKVLDKIVTPPLYSDVSYGRTLGRYGLFYYSTPTPGEPNQGGFEGFSEAPEFITRGGMNDRPIEVEIKVPEGASVYYTTDSSDPNQYSTLYEGPIPVSQTTVIRARAYQPGLEGSQIETQTFFISTYHSMPVVSLVTDPDNVWNEETGMLADGPELNREEQKTPWKKATYWKKPHYSGYVEYYDTEGVQQISQGMNFHVMGQFSLDMPQKSFAVRADAQFGVDAFNYAFFEDRPYTSYHAFVLRNGGQDGLYTRVLDGLQARLVEQSGSSVVTQAWRPVIVYLNGEYWGHYNMRERVGAAMIAQHEGWANPDAIDILESDGTSSSQVNQGSNKDYKDLVEYVKNHDLASDPEALQYVLDRVDLDNMIDYFFFEMFFGNTDPGNIRFYKSDEEDGKWRYVLYDVDWGLYNSQAGGPSFVLNEKGMGSFKIKSNVLIYNLLKVPEIEDQFLRRAGDVFQSVLTTDNMISLLDEMTAEIAPEMDMHFDRWAAEMHPKISFDQPKNGPGAKSYWQTRIARAKNVMKKRPNIFWGMVQEYFQLSETKMTEYFGPRPEMPADAI; translated from the coding sequence ATGCGATCAAACCGCTCTCAGACCTCGCCGCCCGCAAAGGGCAGACGCGGCGCGCGGGCGAAGCATCCCAGGGGCATCGTGCTGAGCATCGTATTGTTTGCTGCCGTGCTGGCGGTATTCGTCATCGTCGCGCCGAAGGAGCCGACGAAGGTCGCCTCCGCCAACGTGTCCGGCACGGAGACCGACGCGGCGGCCAGCACCGGCGATCCGTCGCTGCACATCACGGAGGCGATGTCCTCCAACAGGACGGCGTATCCGGATGAAACGGGCAGCTTTCCCGACTGGATCGAGCTGACGAACGAGGGCGACGCCCCGATCGACCTGGACGGGTACGGCCTTTCCGACAGGGAAACAAAGATCGCCTTTGTCTTCCCCAAGATGACGCTCGAGCCCGGCGGACGCGTCGTCGTCTTCGCGTCGGACGAAACCCGTTCTGAAGCGGGAAAGCCCCTGCACGCCAAGTTCAAGCTCTCCTCAGTAGGCGACAGCGTCGTGCTCTTCGGCCCGGACGGCGTTGTGATGGAAAGCATTCAGATTCCCGCGATGGATTCGGACACCTCCTACGCGAAAACGGACGAGGGCTTCATCATCACCGACATGTACACCCCGGGGTATGAGAATACGCAGGAAGGGTATGCTCAGTTTCTCGCCTCCTCGTACCTTGAAACAGGCGTGCTGGTCATCAACGAAATCGTCGCTTCCAACGTCAGCGTATTGCAGGATGAAGACGGCGATTTCCCTGACTGGATCGAGATCTACAACACCTCGTCCCGCACGATCGACCTGTCAAATTACGCGCTGTCCGACGACCCGGCCAGCCCGCTCAAATTCCGTTTCCCGCAGGGAACGGTGATCGAGCCGCACGGCTACTACGTCGTCTATGCCTCCGGAAAAGACCGCGAGGCGGTCGAGGGAGGCTGGCCGCACGCGCGCTTCAAGCTGCGTTCCAATGGGGAAACGGTGGTGCTTTCCGACATTCAGGGCAGGCTTCTCGACAAGGTGACCTACGATCTGCTCGAAGCGGATACCTCTTGGGGCCGCAGCCCTGACGGCACCGGCAACTTCAGGACGTTCCGCCAGCCCACGCCCGGACTATCCAATACGCAGGAGAGCGCGCTGATCATGGATCAGCGCCTCATCGCTGCGAATACATCCGGCCTTTTCATCACGGAGGTCATGTCCTCCAACCGGACTACCTCGCTGCCCGGCGTTCAGGGCAAGTACGACTACATCGAAATCTACAACATGGGCGGACAGGCCGTGAACCTCAAGGATTACGGCCTGTCCGACAACGTGAAGAAGCCGCGCAAGTGGCGCTTCCCCGACATCACGATTCCCGCGAACGGTTATGTGCTCGTCTACTGTGAAAAGGCGAACCTGTCGCTCGCGACCGATACGGTTCTCTACGCGAATTTCAATTTGAACGTCGGCGGCGAAACGGTCGTCCTCTCGACCCCCGAAGGCAAGGTTTTGGATAAAATTGTGACGCCGCCGCTCTACAGTGACGTGTCTTATGGTAGAACGCTCGGCCGCTACGGCCTTTTTTATTACAGCACGCCCACGCCCGGCGAGCCCAACCAGGGCGGCTTTGAAGGGTTCAGCGAAGCGCCCGAGTTCATAACCCGCGGCGGCATGAACGACCGCCCGATCGAGGTGGAAATCAAGGTGCCGGAGGGGGCGAGCGTGTATTACACGACCGACAGCTCCGATCCCAACCAGTATTCCACGCTCTACGAAGGGCCGATCCCCGTCTCGCAGACGACGGTCATCCGCGCCCGCGCCTATCAGCCGGGGCTGGAGGGCTCGCAGATCGAGACGCAGACCTTCTTCATCTCGACCTACCATTCCATGCCCGTCGTCTCGCTGGTGACCGATCCGGACAACGTCTGGAACGAGGAAACCGGCATGCTGGCGGACGGACCCGAACTCAATCGCGAAGAGCAGAAAACCCCGTGGAAAAAAGCAACGTATTGGAAGAAGCCTCACTATTCGGGCTACGTCGAATACTACGACACGGAGGGCGTGCAGCAGATTTCCCAGGGCATGAACTTCCACGTCATGGGGCAATTCTCCCTGGACATGCCGCAGAAGTCCTTCGCCGTGCGCGCGGACGCGCAGTTCGGCGTGGACGCGTTCAATTACGCGTTCTTCGAGGACAGGCCCTATACCTCCTACCACGCGTTCGTCCTTCGAAACGGCGGGCAGGACGGCCTCTACACCCGCGTGCTGGATGGCCTGCAGGCCCGTCTGGTCGAGCAATCCGGCTCCTCCGTCGTCACGCAGGCCTGGCGTCCGGTAATCGTCTATCTGAACGGCGAATATTGGGGCCACTACAACATGCGTGAGCGCGTTGGCGCGGCGATGATCGCGCAGCACGAGGGTTGGGCGAATCCGGACGCCATCGACATTCTGGAATCCGACGGCACGAGCTCCTCGCAGGTCAACCAGGGGTCCAACAAGGATTACAAGGACCTCGTGGAATACGTGAAAAACCACGACCTCGCAAGCGACCCCGAGGCGCTGCAATACGTGCTCGACCGCGTGGATCTGGACAACATGATCGACTACTTCTTCTTCGAGATGTTCTTCGGCAACACCGACCCCGGCAACATCCGCTTTTACAAGAGCGACGAGGAGGACGGCAAGTGGCGCTACGTGCTCTACGACGTGGACTGGGGGCTCTACAATTCCCAAGCAGGCGGCCCATCTTTTGTGCTCAATGAAAAGGGCATGGGCTCTTTTAAAATCAAATCAAATGTTCTTATTTACAACCTACTGAAAGTTCCAGAAATAGAGGATCAATTCCTACGCCGCGCCGGGGATGTCTTTCAATCTGTGCTGACGACGGATAATATGATCTCCCTGCTCGACGAAATGACCGCCGAGATTGCGCCAGAGATGGACATGCACTTCGACCGCTGGGCCGCGGAAATGCACCCTAAAATAAGCTTCGACCAGCCCAAGAACGGTCCGGGCGCAAAATCCTACTGGCAGACGCGCATCGCGCGCGCCAAGAACGTCATGAAAAAGCGTCCGAACATCTTCTGGGGCATGGTGCAGGAGTATTTCCAGCTTTCCGAAACAAAGATGACGGAATACTTCGGGCCGCGGCCTGAGATGCCCGCAGACGCCATCTAA
- a CDS encoding VTC domain-containing protein, whose translation MAITTYPLRHELKYLINPAELVYLRSVLDGMLMRDPNGNADNEYHIRSLYFDTYKDDALYEKIAGVGNRKKYRIRIYNFSDRLIRLECKQKIGDLISKQSVRIPRDLAEQIIAGDPSGLEYMRHPLLREMFVQMRTRLLHPVVIVDYIREAYITDAQEVRITFDKQLRTGLYSDDLFNPNLPTYPVFDDIKEVLEVKFDQFLPAYLQTVLSGVTAERSAVSKYVHCRRYEEKEY comes from the coding sequence ATGGCGATCACCACCTATCCCCTGCGTCACGAGCTGAAATACCTCATCAACCCGGCGGAGCTCGTATACCTGCGTTCGGTGCTGGACGGCATGCTGATGCGCGATCCGAACGGCAACGCGGACAACGAATACCACATTCGTTCGCTCTACTTCGACACCTACAAGGACGACGCGCTGTACGAGAAAATCGCCGGCGTGGGCAACCGCAAGAAGTACCGCATCCGCATCTACAACTTCTCCGACCGCCTGATCCGTCTGGAGTGCAAGCAGAAGATCGGAGATCTGATCTCCAAGCAGTCGGTGCGCATCCCGCGCGACCTGGCCGAGCAGATCATCGCGGGCGATCCCTCCGGCCTGGAATACATGCGCCATCCGCTGCTGCGCGAGATGTTTGTACAGATGCGCACCCGCCTTCTGCATCCCGTCGTGATCGTGGACTACATCCGCGAGGCTTACATCACGGACGCGCAGGAGGTGCGCATCACGTTCGACAAGCAGCTGCGCACGGGCCTTTACAGCGACGATCTGTTTAATCCTAACCTGCCCACTTACCCGGTCTTCGACGACATCAAGGAAGTGCTTGAAGTCAAGTTCGACCAGTTCCTGCCCGCGTACCTGCAAACCGTTCTCTCCGGCGTAACCGCCGAGCGCAGCGCGGTTTCCAAGTACGTGCATTGCAGGCGGTACGAAGAAAAGGAATACTGA
- the rplU gene encoding 50S ribosomal protein L21, translated as MYAIIATGGKQYRVAQGDVIYVEKLDAAENSSVSFDVLLVEKDGDLKVGTPVVEGAKVEGKVLQQGRGEKITVFKYKSKKNYRRKQGHRQPFTKVEITGINA; from the coding sequence GTGTACGCTATTATCGCTACCGGTGGCAAACAGTATCGCGTTGCGCAGGGCGACGTCATCTACGTGGAAAAGCTTGACGCTGCCGAGAATTCTTCTGTGAGCTTTGACGTGCTGCTCGTGGAAAAGGACGGCGACCTGAAGGTCGGAACGCCCGTCGTCGAGGGCGCGAAGGTCGAGGGCAAGGTCCTTCAGCAGGGCCGCGGCGAGAAGATCACCGTCTTCAAGTACAAGTCTAAGAAGAACTACCGTCGCAAGCAGGGTCACCGTCAGCCGTTCACCAAGGTGGAAATCACCGGCATCAACGCCTGA
- a CDS encoding sodium-dependent transporter: protein MKERERFASRLGFILISAGCAIGLGNVWRFPYITGKYGGAAFVLVYLFFLLVLGLPIMVMEFSVGRASQQSAARSFNVLEPKGTKWHWYGYGAMAGNYLLMMFYTTVGGWMLSYFFKMATGQFTGLDAAGVGDVFYGMLASPGPMTFWMVVVVLACFAVCSRGLRGGVEKVSKVMMTCLLLVMVVLVVRSVTLPGAGDGLRFYLMPDFGKMMEAGAFEVVFAAMGQAFFTLSLGIGAIAIFGSYIGRSRSLMGEAVSVTCLDTFVAIMAGLIIFPACSAFGVSPGEGPGLVFVTLPNLFNAMPGGRFFGSLFFIFMSFAALTTIIAVFENIISFAIDLWGWSRKKAVCVNLVAIIVLSMPCILGFNVWSGLSIPQIGNIQDLEDFIVSNNLLPLGSLIYLLFCTSRYGWGWNNFLEEANAGEGIKFPRGLRVYVSYILPAIVLFILIVGYVQKFTA, encoded by the coding sequence ATGAAAGAAAGAGAACGTTTTGCATCGCGTCTGGGCTTCATTTTGATCTCCGCAGGATGCGCGATAGGGCTCGGAAACGTCTGGCGCTTCCCCTACATCACGGGCAAGTACGGCGGCGCCGCCTTCGTGCTGGTCTATCTGTTCTTCCTGCTGGTGCTCGGCCTGCCGATCATGGTCATGGAATTTTCCGTGGGCCGCGCCAGCCAGCAAAGCGCCGCGCGCTCCTTTAACGTGCTGGAGCCCAAGGGCACGAAGTGGCACTGGTACGGATACGGCGCCATGGCCGGCAACTACCTGTTGATGATGTTCTACACCACGGTCGGCGGGTGGATGCTCAGCTACTTTTTCAAGATGGCGACCGGCCAGTTCACGGGCCTTGACGCCGCGGGTGTGGGCGACGTCTTTTACGGCATGCTGGCAAGCCCCGGGCCGATGACGTTCTGGATGGTCGTGGTCGTGCTCGCCTGCTTTGCGGTCTGCTCGCGCGGCCTTCGCGGCGGCGTGGAAAAGGTCAGCAAGGTCATGATGACCTGCCTGCTGCTGGTCATGGTCGTGCTGGTCGTTCGATCGGTCACGCTTCCCGGCGCTGGGGACGGCCTTCGCTTTTACCTGATGCCCGACTTTGGCAAGATGATGGAAGCGGGCGCTTTTGAGGTCGTGTTTGCGGCCATGGGGCAGGCGTTCTTTACCCTGAGCCTGGGCATCGGCGCGATCGCGATCTTCGGCAGCTACATCGGGCGAAGCCGCTCTCTGATGGGCGAGGCGGTCAGCGTCACCTGTCTGGATACGTTCGTGGCGATCATGGCGGGCCTCATCATCTTCCCCGCCTGCTCCGCCTTCGGCGTCAGCCCCGGCGAAGGCCCCGGCCTCGTCTTCGTGACGCTGCCGAACCTCTTTAACGCAATGCCGGGCGGAAGGTTCTTCGGTTCCCTCTTCTTCATCTTCATGTCCTTTGCGGCGCTGACCACGATCATCGCGGTCTTTGAAAACATCATCTCTTTCGCCATCGACCTGTGGGGATGGAGCCGGAAGAAAGCGGTGTGCGTCAACCTGGTGGCCATCATCGTGCTGTCGATGCCCTGCATCCTCGGATTCAACGTGTGGAGCGGCCTTTCGATCCCCCAAATCGGCAACATTCAGGACCTGGAAGACTTCATCGTCTCCAATAACCTGCTGCCGCTGGGCTCGCTTATCTATCTGCTGTTCTGCACCTCCCGCTACGGCTGGGGCTGGAACAATTTTCTGGAGGAGGCCAACGCAGGCGAGGGGATCAAGTTTCCGCGCGGCCTGCGCGTCTACGTCAGCTACATCCTGCCTGCGATCGTGCTCTTCATCCTGATCGTAGGCTACGTGCAAAAGTTTACAGCCTAA
- the rpmA gene encoding 50S ribosomal protein L27 — MLTMNLQLFAHKKGTGSSHNGRDSEAKRLGAKRADGQFVLAGNILYRQRGTKIHPGQNVGLGNDDTLFAKIDGVVRYERLGRDRTQCSVYPKAQ; from the coding sequence ATGCTTACGATGAATTTGCAACTGTTCGCCCATAAAAAGGGCACCGGTTCTTCCCACAACGGCCGCGACAGCGAGGCCAAGCGCTTGGGCGCGAAGCGCGCGGACGGTCAGTTCGTTCTGGCGGGCAACATTCTGTACCGTCAGCGCGGCACGAAGATCCATCCGGGTCAGAACGTCGGCCTCGGCAATGACGATACGCTGTTTGCGAAGATCGACGGCGTGGTGCGCTACGAGCGCCTTGGCCGCGACAGGACGCAGTGCAGCGTCTATCCGAAGGCGCAGTAA
- a CDS encoding ribosomal-processing cysteine protease Prp gives MTTVEVYRGEDGRLCGFRAAGHADAGTYGHDIVCAAVSALTQTAVNALETVAGVKTRPTVDEEEGLLECLLPGGLEAAQARTADVVLRTVTQGLMDIQTTYPKHVRVLFKEWR, from the coding sequence ATGACCACCGTTGAGGTTTACCGCGGGGAAGACGGACGGCTGTGCGGGTTTCGCGCGGCGGGCCATGCGGACGCTGGGACGTACGGGCACGACATCGTCTGTGCCGCCGTCTCCGCGCTGACGCAGACTGCGGTAAACGCCCTGGAAACGGTCGCGGGCGTTAAAACCCGCCCGACCGTAGACGAGGAAGAGGGTCTGCTCGAATGCCTTTTGCCGGGTGGGCTTGAGGCCGCGCAGGCGAGGACTGCGGACGTCGTGCTTCGCACGGTGACGCAGGGACTGATGGACATCCAGACAACCTACCCGAAGCATGTACGGGTACTGTTTAAAGAATGGAGGTAA
- a CDS encoding DUF554 family protein, translating into MVGTLINVAAILAGSLIGLLLRGGIKQKFQNTVMQGLALCVMLIGVSGALKTMDSMIVIVSVVLGALAGEGIDIERHLENLGARAQRIFSGNGGDQSFAQGFVTASLVYCVGAMAIVGAMDSGLRGDHSTLIAKSALDGVSAVIFASTMGPGVMLSALAVFLYQGMIVVLAQYVAPFLTELVISEMAAVGGLLILGIGLNMMNLCKVRVGNLLPAMFMPIVVVPLMHWIEGIL; encoded by the coding sequence ATGGTAGGAACGCTCATTAACGTGGCGGCGATCCTCGCGGGCAGTCTGATCGGGCTTTTGCTGCGGGGCGGCATCAAGCAAAAATTTCAAAACACGGTCATGCAGGGGCTTGCGCTTTGCGTAATGCTGATCGGCGTCAGCGGCGCGCTCAAGACGATGGACAGCATGATCGTCATCGTCAGCGTCGTGCTGGGTGCGCTTGCGGGGGAAGGCATCGACATCGAGCGGCACCTGGAAAACCTGGGCGCGCGCGCTCAGCGCATTTTTTCCGGGAACGGCGGGGATCAGAGCTTTGCGCAGGGGTTTGTCACGGCGAGCCTGGTGTACTGCGTGGGGGCGATGGCGATCGTGGGCGCCATGGATTCAGGCCTTCGGGGCGATCACAGCACGCTGATCGCCAAGTCTGCGCTGGACGGCGTCAGCGCGGTCATCTTCGCCTCCACGATGGGGCCGGGCGTGATGCTTTCCGCCCTGGCGGTCTTTCTCTACCAGGGAATGATTGTGGTGCTCGCGCAGTACGTCGCGCCGTTTCTGACGGAGCTGGTCATCTCCGAAATGGCGGCGGTCGGCGGCCTGCTCATCCTGGGGATCGGGCTGAACATGATGAACCTGTGCAAGGTGCGGGTGGGCAATCTGCTGCCCGCGATGTTCATGCCCATCGTCGTGGTGCCGCTGATGCACTGGATCGAAGGAATCCTATAA
- a CDS encoding patatin-like phospholipase family protein, whose protein sequence is MRLGLVLCGEGVAAAANAGVLRALSERAVDVHAVSGAGSGSIAAALFAMGLSRDEMQNAARRAAKEKRRLLDYPLPGSGRTDGMLQGRGISRFLLSITKGAAMSDCVRPLAVPCLAALSGKTLAFTSLPGMRSRSVVFTREAPLWFAVRAAMSTPGLIAHVEWMEVPLVAVQEASGCVQALLSMGAQEILLVSPRYQAPRTCDAFTLSALCKAHCFERPAEERVHVIAPELPQGIGALSLDASDACEQAGYAAAAQALDGLLESWGMQGARVLPFRRRD, encoded by the coding sequence TTGCGTTTGGGGCTCGTGCTATGCGGAGAAGGGGTCGCGGCGGCGGCGAACGCGGGCGTCCTGCGGGCGCTCTCGGAGCGGGCGGTCGACGTGCACGCGGTCAGCGGCGCGGGCAGCGGGTCCATCGCCGCCGCGTTATTCGCGATGGGACTTTCGCGCGATGAAATGCAAAACGCCGCGCGGCGCGCGGCGAAGGAAAAAAGGCGGCTTCTGGATTATCCGCTGCCCGGTTCGGGACGGACGGACGGCATGCTGCAGGGACGGGGAATCTCCCGATTTCTGCTCTCCATCACGAAGGGCGCGGCGATGAGCGATTGCGTACGTCCGCTCGCGGTGCCCTGCCTCGCGGCGCTGTCGGGCAAGACCCTCGCCTTTACCTCGCTGCCGGGCATGCGTTCACGCAGCGTGGTCTTCACGCGGGAGGCACCGCTCTGGTTTGCGGTACGGGCGGCGATGAGCACGCCGGGGCTCATCGCGCACGTGGAGTGGATGGAGGTGCCTCTCGTGGCCGTTCAGGAGGCATCCGGCTGCGTTCAAGCGCTCCTTTCCATGGGTGCGCAGGAGATTTTGCTCGTTTCACCGCGATATCAGGCGCCGCGGACGTGCGACGCCTTTACGCTGAGCGCCCTGTGCAAGGCCCACTGTTTTGAACGGCCGGCGGAGGAACGCGTGCATGTGATCGCGCCGGAGCTGCCTCAGGGGATCGGCGCGCTGTCACTGGACGCTTCGGACGCATGCGAACAGGCCGGATATGCGGCTGCGGCACAGGCGCTGGACGGGCTGCTCGAAAGCTGGGGTATGCAGGGCGCGCGCGTACTGCCCTTTCGGCGGCGTGACTGA